In Bacillus toyonensis BCT-7112, a single window of DNA contains:
- a CDS encoding tetratricopeptide repeat protein, with the protein MEHLLKQAIKLRNEKKYAQSREILIGLTNFTKDAEVLYQCAWIHDVMGLETEAVPYYEQAIANGLDGESLCGAYIGLGSTYRCIGEYEKAIVVLEAGVKKFPENDPMRVFLSLAKYNVNEHESAMKLLLETVVKVDEVKEFERAISFYKDHLNEVFK; encoded by the coding sequence ATGGAACATTTATTAAAGCAAGCTATTAAACTTAGAAATGAAAAGAAATATGCGCAGTCTAGAGAAATACTTATAGGATTAACAAACTTTACAAAAGATGCAGAAGTACTGTACCAATGTGCATGGATACACGATGTCATGGGATTAGAAACAGAAGCAGTTCCGTATTATGAGCAGGCGATCGCAAATGGACTTGATGGTGAATCCCTTTGCGGTGCCTATATCGGTTTAGGGAGTACATATCGTTGCATTGGAGAGTATGAAAAGGCAATTGTGGTACTAGAAGCTGGAGTAAAGAAATTCCCTGAGAACGATCCGATGAGAGTATTTTTATCATTAGCAAAGTATAATGTAAACGAACATGAATCCGCAATGAAATTATTACTTGAAACAGTCGTGAAAGTAGATGAAGTAAAAGAATTTGAACGTGCTATTTCATTTTATAAAGACCACTTAAACGAGGTGTTTAAATAA
- a CDS encoding phosphopantothenoylcysteine decarboxylase yields the protein MKGKKVLITSGGCLEKWDQVRGHTNMAKGTIGRIIAEELIAKGAHVIYLHGYFAEKPNDVNRGLELHPFEGIVDLQDKMKSIITHEKVDAVIMAAAGSDWVVEKICDQDGNVLNMNGKISSDIAPIIHFQKAPKVLKQIKQWDPETVLVGFKLESDLSEEELFERAKNRMKEAKANVMIANSPHSLYSRGAVHYVIGQDGKGKLCKGKDETAKEIVKSLEILCNRITAL from the coding sequence ATGAAGGGGAAAAAGGTATTAATTACAAGCGGTGGTTGTTTAGAAAAATGGGATCAAGTACGCGGACATACGAATATGGCTAAAGGTACGATTGGAAGAATAATCGCAGAAGAACTTATAGCTAAAGGGGCACACGTTATATATTTACACGGTTATTTCGCTGAGAAACCGAACGATGTAAATAGAGGATTAGAATTACATCCATTTGAGGGAATTGTTGATTTGCAAGATAAAATGAAAAGTATCATTACGCATGAAAAAGTCGATGCGGTTATTATGGCAGCGGCTGGATCAGATTGGGTTGTGGAAAAGATTTGTGATCAAGATGGCAATGTTCTTAATATGAATGGGAAAATTTCAAGTGATATAGCACCAATTATACATTTTCAAAAAGCTCCAAAAGTTTTGAAGCAAATAAAACAATGGGATCCGGAAACAGTACTCGTTGGTTTTAAGCTTGAAAGTGATTTAAGTGAAGAAGAACTGTTTGAGAGAGCGAAAAATAGAATGAAAGAAGCAAAGGCGAATGTAATGATAGCAAATTCACCACATTCTTTATATTCGCGCGGGGCTGTACACTATGTAATTGGACAAGATGGTAAAGGAAAGTTATGTAAAGGGAAAGATGAAACAGCGAAAGAAATTGTCAAAAGCTTAGAGATATTATGTAATCGTATTACTGCTTTGTAA
- a CDS encoding aminoglycoside N(3)-acetyltransferase, which translates to MNEIVESTQFPNTIQTITNDLKALGVEKGMTIIVHSSLSSIGWISGGVVAVVEALMKVVTEEGTIIMPTQSSDLSDPKHWSRPPVPEDWWQIIRDSVPAFDPRITPTRGMGKIVECFRTYPNVVRSNHPLGSFAAWGKHAEEITMNHSLSMSLGEESPLKKIYDFDGYILLIGVGYDSNTSVHLSEVRSGACELIKVGAPIIENGERVWKEFVEMDYESDTFVEIGVEFERKGTVTMGKIGNATSRLMKQRDIVDFGTEWFLKKNQ; encoded by the coding sequence ATGAATGAAATAGTTGAGAGTACACAATTTCCGAATACAATTCAAACAATTACAAACGATTTAAAAGCACTAGGAGTCGAAAAAGGAATGACAATTATTGTTCATTCATCATTAAGTTCTATCGGCTGGATATCTGGCGGAGTGGTTGCAGTAGTAGAAGCTTTAATGAAAGTCGTTACAGAAGAAGGAACAATTATAATGCCAACACAATCTTCGGATTTATCTGATCCGAAACATTGGTCAAGGCCGCCTGTACCTGAAGATTGGTGGCAAATTATACGTGATAGCGTCCCAGCATTTGATCCACGTATAACACCAACAAGAGGAATGGGGAAAATAGTTGAATGTTTTCGTACATACCCGAATGTAGTACGAAGTAATCATCCATTAGGAAGTTTTGCTGCATGGGGGAAACATGCAGAGGAAATAACAATGAATCATTCGCTATCGATGAGTTTGGGAGAGGAATCACCATTAAAAAAAATATACGATTTTGATGGGTACATATTATTAATTGGTGTTGGCTATGACTCGAATACGTCTGTTCATTTATCTGAAGTACGTTCTGGTGCATGTGAATTAATAAAAGTAGGAGCACCAATTATAGAAAACGGTGAAAGAGTATGGAAAGAATTTGTTGAAATGGATTACGAATCAGATACGTTTGTGGAAATTGGTGTAGAGTTTGAGCGAAAAGGAACTGTAACGATGGGGAAAATAGGTAATGCAACGAGCCGTCTTATGAAGCAACGTGATATAGTTGACTTTGGAACAGAATGGTTTCTTAAGAAAAATCAGTAA
- a CDS encoding IS3-like element ISBth167 family transposase (programmed frameshift) codes for MAKFSSKDKIQAVKRYLEGTEGGKTIANSIGVHPRELYQWIKRFEFSGEKAFEKRYTTYSLEYKLDVIHYMNENGTSLRETAAFFNIPSCETLRKWKVAYETEGLDALKSKKKGRLTMAKEKAKLQHLKQNEVSLEGSIEALQAENERLRMENDYFKKVKCLSSKEENITDQDKAQLIYELRHKYKVVDLVKVANIARSTYYYWMKQAKRPDKYKKVKELIKEIFSENFGRYGYRRITLELRNRGHALNHKTVRRLMNILGLKCLVRLKKYRSYKGTVGKFAPNILKRNFHASKPNEKWVTDVTEFHLHGKKLYLSPILDLYNGEIIAYNIEHRPAYSLVSKMLNKAFQRLNDKETPILHSDQGWHYQMRQYHQSLKKHSVIQSMSRKGNCLDNAVMENFFGLLKSELLYFKEFESMEQFKQELETYIHCYNHKRIKTKLKGLSPVQYRVQSLVAA; via the exons ATGGCTAAATTTTCTTCAAAAGATAAAATACAAGCAGTAAAACGATATCTAGAAGGTACAGAAGGCGGAAAAACCATTGCTAATTCTATAGGGGTTCATCCTAGAGAACTTTATCAATGGATTAAACGGTTTGAATTTTCAGGGGAAAAGGCGTTTGAAAAACGCTATACAACTTACTCTCTCGAGTATAAACTAGATGTAATTCATTATATGAATGAAAATGGGACATCTCTGAGAGAAACAGCTGCTTTTTTTAATATTCCTTCTTGCGAAACACTCCGAAAATGGAAAGTAGCTTATGAAACAGAAGGATTAGATGCCCTAAAATCAAAGAAAAAGGGGCGTCTAACCATGGCCAAAGAAAAAGCTAAGCTACAACATTTAAAACAAAACGAAGTATCTCTTGAAGGTTCTATAGAAGCGCTACAAGCAGAGAATGAACGTCTGCGTATGGAAAATGACTATT TTAAAAAAGTTAAATGCCTTAGTTCAAAAGAAGAAAACATCACAGACCAAGACAAAGCGCAATTGATTTATGAATTAAGGCATAAATACAAGGTCGTTGACCTTGTGAAAGTCGCTAATATCGCTCGTAGTACGTATTATTACTGGATGAAACAAGCGAAACGTCCAGATAAATATAAGAAAGTTAAAGAATTAATTAAAGAGATCTTTAGTGAGAATTTTGGGAGGTATGGTTATCGTCGTATTACATTGGAATTACGTAATCGAGGCCATGCATTAAATCATAAAACCGTTCGACGTTTAATGAATATCCTGGGATTAAAATGTCTTGTTCGATTAAAAAAATATCGTTCATATAAAGGGACTGTCGGGAAATTCGCTCCTAATATTTTAAAACGTAATTTTCACGCATCAAAACCAAATGAAAAATGGGTAACAGATGTGACGGAGTTCCACTTACATGGTAAAAAACTATATCTATCACCCATTTTAGACTTATATAACGGAGAAATTATAGCTTACAATATAGAACATAGACCTGCCTATTCCCTTGTTTCTAAAATGTTGAATAAGGCGTTTCAACGTTTGAATGATAAGGAAACTCCTATTTTACACTCGGATCAAGGTTGGCATTATCAAATGCGACAATATCATCAGTCGCTTAAAAAACATAGCGTTATCCAAAGTATGTCCCGTAAGGGAAATTGCTTAGATAATGCAGTCATGGAAAATTTCTTTGGCTTATTAAAGTCTGAATTACTTTATTTTAAAGAGTTTGAAAGTATGGAACAATTTAAGCAAGAACTAGAAACTTATATTCATTGCTACAATCACAAAAGAATTAAAACAAAACTAAAAGGATTGTCCCCTGTGCAATACAGAGTTCAATCCTTAGTAGCTGCTTAA
- a CDS encoding glutathionylspermidine synthase family protein, producing the protein MYTEQEQKEYMKIWFSLAEEAGRNGFTWPSLLENEEWNQYMATGMFRMSVNTYTAISKATEEIMYVLYRTYQYIVHTTEDFQKLGFPPETWEIARMKHTGLFSYFTRLDFIVNGDVIKLIEVNCDTPTGYLEPSVANEVLCRYHDVNHPNHIEEHIVQAWEQIKHDYNIDPEETIYFSSYDWHDEDHQTVQFLRSYCLNQPTEYVGIQDIVVTDDGIYTPNGKRIHYLYRLYPIEYLVTDVDKNGKRIGLQFLNHIAQGRVKIINPPAAFVMQNKNMLALIWKLYEKAVFFEEEERVIINKYFLPTYFTNKPFKERNESFVSKPLYGREGGGVSIYENDELLAEDKTEYYFEQRKIYQQYIEMPDYTIDTWDGPYTGKLLIGSHCISGRAAGLFLRVGEKITGNLSMFTGVTIEG; encoded by the coding sequence ATGTATACAGAACAAGAACAGAAAGAGTATATGAAAATATGGTTTTCACTTGCGGAAGAGGCTGGTAGGAATGGTTTTACGTGGCCGAGTCTATTAGAGAATGAAGAGTGGAATCAGTATATGGCAACAGGGATGTTTCGTATGTCGGTAAACACATATACCGCTATTTCGAAAGCGACAGAAGAAATAATGTATGTGTTATATAGAACGTATCAATATATTGTACATACGACAGAAGATTTTCAAAAACTCGGATTCCCGCCTGAAACGTGGGAGATTGCGAGAATGAAACATACTGGTTTGTTTTCTTATTTTACAAGGCTCGACTTTATCGTAAATGGTGATGTTATTAAATTAATAGAAGTGAATTGTGATACACCAACAGGATATTTAGAACCTTCTGTTGCAAATGAAGTGTTGTGCCGTTATCACGATGTGAATCACCCGAATCATATTGAGGAGCATATTGTACAGGCATGGGAACAAATTAAACATGACTATAATATTGATCCTGAAGAAACGATATATTTTAGTAGCTATGATTGGCACGATGAAGACCATCAAACAGTCCAGTTTTTAAGAAGTTATTGCCTAAATCAGCCCACGGAATATGTAGGAATTCAAGATATTGTAGTTACAGATGATGGAATATATACGCCAAATGGCAAGCGAATTCATTATTTATATCGACTGTATCCAATTGAATATTTAGTTACAGATGTTGATAAAAATGGAAAAAGAATTGGTCTGCAGTTTTTAAATCATATAGCGCAAGGAAGAGTGAAAATTATTAATCCACCAGCCGCATTCGTAATGCAAAATAAAAATATGCTTGCATTAATTTGGAAGCTTTATGAAAAAGCGGTTTTCTTTGAAGAAGAAGAGCGTGTTATTATTAATAAATACTTCTTACCAACATATTTTACAAATAAGCCATTTAAAGAAAGAAATGAATCATTTGTTTCTAAACCTTTATATGGACGTGAAGGTGGGGGCGTATCTATATACGAAAATGATGAACTATTAGCTGAAGATAAAACGGAATATTACTTTGAACAACGGAAAATATATCAGCAATACATAGAAATGCCTGACTATACCATTGATACATGGGATGGTCCGTATACTGGTAAATTATTAATTGGCTCACATTGTATTAGTGGGAGAGCGGCAGGGTTATTTTTACGAGTTGGTGAGAAAATAACGGGAAACTTATCGATGTTTACTGGGGTTACGATTGAAGGATAA
- a CDS encoding DUF418 domain-containing protein, which yields MDRSINDRTIEKKRAVSLDLARGTMLLLIVLAHAPLYLYAADPGIMHRVESSSFFDQIVNLFGIFIIDNRARAMFAVLLGYGLVLAFEGQISKGKNEIQAVKIVRKRSLYLILFGIVLAVLIGGQDILMAYGLAGIFVSPLLKCKMKTLIRTFIIIAILYTIFIPIIWGLNMQSIGDYGFSPDVSAKDTYLSTTMIRLLFFPIIPVLIHFMFPILPSIILGLWIARYKLLIKPEQQLKKLYFITTIGLAISLIGALPLSFIGTIWYPTVFTAGMINGIHILTGIAGGLAYATGFGIIGSRLKNPGYFSLALIALGKRSLTFFVLNEALLVIFLSPVAFDLGGHVSNAFAALIAICIWILSVIVALIMEKNNLNGPLEILLRRLVYKK from the coding sequence ATGGATAGATCAATAAATGATAGAACAATTGAAAAAAAGCGTGCAGTCTCATTGGATTTAGCAAGAGGCACTATGCTACTGTTAATCGTACTTGCTCATGCACCGCTTTACTTGTATGCAGCAGATCCTGGAATTATGCATAGAGTGGAAAGCAGTAGTTTCTTTGATCAAATTGTAAATCTTTTTGGTATATTCATAATTGATAACCGTGCAAGAGCAATGTTTGCCGTATTATTAGGCTACGGTTTAGTTTTAGCATTTGAAGGGCAAATATCAAAAGGGAAAAATGAAATTCAGGCTGTAAAAATAGTAAGAAAACGCTCCTTGTATTTAATACTGTTTGGGATTGTGTTAGCGGTCTTAATTGGAGGGCAAGATATTCTTATGGCCTATGGTTTAGCGGGTATTTTTGTTAGTCCACTATTAAAGTGTAAAATGAAAACATTAATTCGAACGTTTATAATTATCGCTATATTGTATACCATTTTTATTCCAATAATATGGGGACTTAATATGCAATCAATAGGTGATTATGGTTTTTCACCAGATGTTTCGGCAAAAGACACGTATCTTAGTACTACAATGATACGATTACTTTTCTTTCCTATTATACCTGTACTCATCCATTTTATGTTCCCAATTCTTCCTTCTATAATTCTTGGTTTGTGGATTGCTAGATATAAGTTATTAATAAAACCAGAGCAACAGTTAAAAAAATTATATTTTATAACAACTATAGGATTAGCAATTTCTTTAATAGGTGCTTTGCCTTTATCTTTTATAGGGACTATATGGTATCCAACTGTATTTACAGCTGGAATGATAAATGGAATCCATATTTTAACTGGAATTGCTGGAGGATTAGCATATGCAACAGGTTTCGGGATAATAGGGAGTAGATTGAAAAATCCAGGGTACTTTAGCCTTGCATTAATCGCTCTAGGAAAACGTTCATTAACATTTTTTGTTTTAAATGAAGCACTGCTTGTTATATTTTTATCACCAGTAGCATTTGATTTAGGAGGGCATGTAAGTAACGCTTTTGCTGCATTGATAGCAATATGTATTTGGATATTGTCTGTCATAGTAGCTTTAATAATGGAAAAAAATAATCTTAATGGACCATTAGAAATTTTATTGAGACGTTTAGTATATAAAAAATAA
- a CDS encoding GNAT family N-acetyltransferase, whose product MNLQRVEQIGRDSILNVLQYAVGPSETSLKKAVVFYQSNKGRLYKYEKKACIGIEIIGANEARICHIAVVPEYRHTGIAFQMIREVVRMHQLTYVEAETDNEAVEFYKKIGFKVKSLGEKYPGIERFHLYFKNKTY is encoded by the coding sequence ATGAATTTGCAACGTGTTGAACAAATTGGAAGGGATTCAATTTTAAATGTGCTACAGTATGCAGTCGGTCCAAGTGAAACAAGCTTAAAGAAAGCGGTAGTATTTTATCAAAGCAATAAAGGTAGATTATATAAATATGAAAAAAAGGCTTGTATAGGTATTGAAATAATCGGAGCAAATGAAGCGAGAATATGCCACATAGCAGTCGTTCCAGAATATCGTCATACAGGAATTGCGTTTCAAATGATAAGGGAAGTAGTAAGAATGCATCAATTGACTTATGTCGAAGCTGAGACAGACAATGAGGCAGTAGAATTTTATAAGAAAATTGGTTTTAAGGTTAAAAGTTTAGGAGAAAAATATCCAGGGATAGAAAGATTTCATTTGTATTTTAAAAATAAAACATATTGA